GCCCTTCCATTTGCCTTTGGAGAGGTGTGTGACTTAAAAGAGAAACACATTAGGAGATTTAGAAAAAGGTTCCAGTTCCTTGAGGGGACCATAGTCTGTCTTCCTCATCCAAATGAAAAGGCCTATGCTTTTGCTCACAGTGAAATGTGTTTCTATGAAGCCTCTTTTTTATGTGGTCTTCGTTTTCCCATCCATCCCTTTATTATGGAACTACTTAGTCATCCAAAGATAACCCCAGGCCAGCTTGTCTCGAACACTTGGCGGATAATAATTAGTTGTATGTCGATACGGATGTTCGTCCATAAGGGAGATATGATAAGAGTGAACGAGTTCTTGTACCTTTACTACCTTAAGCCATCCACTCAATATGGGTACTATGAGCTTTTGCTGTGGGATAGGAAATTTAGGTTTGTCAACAATCTCCCCTCTTATTTTTATGATTGGAAGTTGAGGTACTTCTTTATTTCTGGGACTAGTTGGGAAACTGCTCTTGACGAGGTTTGGGCAAGGTTCCCAGGTTGCTGCGCAAATGGGAGATTCCCTCACTTGGTGCTTGTTTTTCCTGTTCTGGACCTGTCATCATCATTATATTTTCATGTAATTGCTTCTGATTTACCTTCTTGCAACCTCGATTTGTCCAAAATTAGACTTTTCTCGAGGGATCAAAGACTTTGACGAGCTTGTTGACCCGCGGCCTTTGTATGACCAATTTCTTGGTCTTGAGCCACCCGCTTATGTCCTTCggttacttattattattaatttaatcaaATCTTTTGCCATTTTAGTCTTATTTTCACGAATTTTATTACTAGCGGCCATTTTGGTAGTTTTTAAGTTATTTGAAAAGATGTATTCCACGAAGAAATCTTTCAAGCGATTATcctaggaaatttttttaataataatggaaaGATCATACaagcaaataaagaagaagaatagttGTTTTCCTTAGTCAAAATTCGCTTCCCCCAACTGCCTAAACACCATATCtgtcaaatatattatttactttGATGAGTGATGTACTGATCCCTTCgtatactataaattttactatatataatatcaaaattttaaattttactacatataatctcaaaattttaaattttactcaATGGTGGCTTCAAGAATTTATTTCAGAGGGgtcattaagaaaattaaataaaataaaatttaataaaaaagaacttaaaTATATCGAAttattgataagaaaaaaaaaacataaaaatacatgaaattttacaattttcttctacaagttttcatattttgaaattgttaaatgatagttcattatcagttgttattatctattattTTCAATATGGGCAGGTgtgacaattttattttgttaaatttgtataacatttttatttttatgcatttgtCATTATgtatttgtcattgtttttataagAATATTTTGAACTAACTGACAAATCTCAATTCACTGGCACTGTATTAACACACTCATTCATGTATAAATAATACACTAAGCATTTACTTAACCAATAAAAAGCATGAACATCACTaactttacttcttttttttcttgaatcactAACTTATAACTAAAATTTTCGGGATGGctgatgtgtgtttttgtttggttttgggctAGACTGATCTGATCAgggtgtgcaaaaatatttttaaagatcTCTAAAGATATGTATAAAATTGACTGTTCAAATTAAGAATTCTCTGTCTTATGTTGCTCTCTAAAGATCTTATTAGCTATATAGAGggtacttttggtttatgaGACAAGATCAGCAAAATGTGAtttttatatacttatatttagATGATACTGCAATGTCATGATGGATAGGTTGGTCTTATATTACCATATGATATAAGTAATTATATATTGCGGGATTTATTAATATGTtcatattatgaaaaaaaattgccttttacattttattttatatttccactttatgatatataatttttttttagagagtttcagcTTATGGCatccactcctgatgatagctttttatcatcagaccaagacaccaatcattttttaatgtaggaggggattgaaccccagatatcttattcaatcatcagagactttactagttgagctaaccgGAATGCACTATGTTATATGATTTATCGATTATGAAGAAAGAGATGTCGATCTactttttgggaaaaaaaaatacctataaGAGTTGATTCACATATATCTGTATAGTAATTAACAAAGTATACATAATTATAATTTGGTCTAATAATTCTCAcactataaaagaaaagaaaactttttttattgcATTGTGTTTTCATACATATCTCACAATATATAATACCCGActacaaaatatattatgttacactacaaaaaatttcaaataacacatactaacttttaaaaaatataaaattctaatatattaatttaattaataattatctaataaaaaataattatatcaaAAAATTTCATGCATCATGCGGGTATGTGACTAGTCGTTTATTAAAGCTATGTATTTCTATAAATTCAGCAAAAGCACGATATTATGATTCACATGGGAACACTGGAGTGGAGGTTTCTTGGAAATTTCTTACTTACGTTAAAACACCAACCACAGCCACCAACCACCAACTACCTAAAAAGCATATAGGTCAACGATATAAATAGAATGGAGAAGgtaataaaaacaatatacatcaattatttatttagatgaGTGATGTTAAATCTACTATAAGGATCCATTGCCCAATATCAAGAATCATCTATTCTATTCTATGAGTGATGTAAATTTATTCTATTAAGGATTTATTGCCGACTCCAACTTTTGGGACTAAAGCTTTGTTGTTGCTGTAGACTACAACTTTAGTGACTTCACACATGAATCTATTACAATCTGtaacttaattttgttttaatggtccggagaaaatgggcaaatacccctttcaaaaacaaatctagcattttgtcccctttcccaaactaattagggaaatgtccctcttttgaaactcgattttctcaaaatcgagttataaaaaaaaaaaaaaaaaattctagagccctatagtggcgttttaagaaGCCTATattgacgttttaaggacctatagtggtgttttgtaatccgatctccatgaagtcgagctacatgcaattttttttttcttttttttacctataactcgacttcatggaaatcagattacaaaacgccactataggtccttaaaacgtcactatagaatCCTTagaaatgtcactatagggcttaactcgattttaagaaaattgagtttcaacaaaagggcatttccctaattaatttgggaaagaGGACAAAATGctagattattttttttgaaagggacaAAAGCCAAATTTTTCCTTAATGGTCCATGTGTGAGGTGTTAGATTAATTTGGCAATATACTTccttttgctcaaaaaaaaaatgacaacgttgtgaatttttgtttgttcatAACTTTATTGATGATTATAAAATAATGTATCACCAATAACTTAAGGTTTCAAATATTGGATATACGTGTTTGGGTCTTGATTATAATGTAATTTACtgcttattttttcttattatttgtaGGTTCACGtgagctttttatttattttatttaacttttagtttttatctaTAATGAGCAAGTCTGACAATTATATCCATTAATACgcaaatatttgattttaacatttttccgatttttatttattaagatttaCACAGGAGCACTAGAGTGGAGGTTTCGTGGAAAATTCTTACGTGAAAGCTCCCTGCCAAGTCCTCTCTTACGCGTCACCAAgtcctctccctctctctctctctctctctctctctctctgtgaaatTATTGAATGAGAAAGTCTAATAAATGTTCCTACAAAATAGAGCCTTACTTATGCACGCAGTTGACTGACTAAAAGATAACCAGAGACACATAACCCATCTCCAccatttttatttgtgttatcaACAAAACATACCTAGCCGAGTTCAgagatttaattatatattgagTTTTAGAAAATATACCGACGGTGAGACTTCAACGATGTTCATGAATGGCGTTACTGGCTTCGTCACAGCGAGTAGCAGGGTGATGTACGTTTGGCTGGAGTGAGTTTATTTGCTAAACTTTGTGAACGTCCAGTTCAACTGGGCGTTCTCataaattaacccaaaaaaaaggtaaagttgCTTGACCGATCTGATGAATTGAGGGATTTCTTCCCTAGTTTatttccctttcattttttcttcagtagtatttgatttctttttatttatttatttattttttcggTATGcagatctatatatatatatagtgattcAATATTTAGTAGTAGTGCATTTGCAATGGCTTTAATGGGAATGGAAATTGCCTCATCATCTTTTCCAAGTTCTTCTACTGAGCAATGGAAGTATGATGTTTTTCTTAGCTTTAGAGGCGAGGATACCCGAAACAATTTTATGGATCATCTATTTATTGCTTTGAAAGAGAAAGGCATTAACACTTTTAAAGATGATGAAaaacttgagaaaggaaaatcTCTCTCACTAAAGTTGTTGAAAGCAATAGAAGAATCAAGATTGGCTATTGTTATTCTCTCAAAAGACTACGCATCTTCTACTTGGTGCTTAGATGAACTTGCAAATATCATTTCTTGCAAGAAAGATATTGAAATGGCAATTTTACCTGCTTTTCATTATGTTGATCCATCTGATGTACGAAAACAAATGGGAACTTTTGCACAGGCATTTGTTAAAcatgaagaaaaggaaggaaaaaacaaGGGTGGATAAATGGAGAGATGCTTTGAGACAAGTGGGCAACCTTGCTGGATGGCATCTAAAGGATACTAGGTAATTTATCCTGACatatttgtttcatttaaatattcaaatgacccactttttatatataactttatttgGAACCTTAAGCAAATCTATATACAGGTTTCATTGtacttatttcaattttttcctaAGTGGATCAATGTACATGTTTTTGTTTCGGtcaacaaaattaaactttaaatatGAATCGTATTTTTTTGTCTAACTTATTGGTGGTTCAAACTCAACGCATTTCCTACTTTTTTAATTGCAGACCTGAGTCACTAGATATCCAAGAAATAGTAGAATGGATATCACTCAACTTGAAATATGATGCATTCTCATATATTACCAAAGACCTAGTAGGAATATACTCTCGACTAGTGGAATTGGAGTCATGCTTAGCTCTAGGTTCAAAAGATGTCCGCTTTATAGGGATTTGGGCGATGGGAGGGATGGGTAAGACAACTCTTGCTAGAGTTGTTTATCATATGGCTTCTAAAGAATTTGAAGCTCGTGGTTTTATTGAGGATATTAgggaaaagtttgaaaaatatggTCTTGTTCCACTACAACAGAAAATTATTGATGaagttttgaaggaaaagaatttgaaaatagaAGAGGAGTATGATGGAGTTCTTAAGATCAAGAATAGGTTATGTCATAAAAggattcttcttgttcttgatgaCGTAGATAAGATGAAACAGTTAAAAATGTTAGCTGGGGAGCATGATTGGTTTGGTTCTGGCAGTAGAATTATCATAACAACAAGAGATGCGCATTTGTTGGAGGCACATCAGGTAGATGAAATATATGAAGTTCAAGGATTGAATGATGAAAATGCTCTCCAACTTTTTTCCTCGAAAGCTTTTAAAAAAAGCATGTCCTTGATGATTATAGAGAGTTGTCTAACCAATTTTTGAATTATGCTGCTGGCCTTCCTTTAGCTCTTGAGGTTTTGGGTtcctttttgtttggaaaaagtACTGTTGAATGGACAATTGCATTAGAGAGACTCCAAGAATTTCCAGACGAAGCAATTCTTGAAGtacttaaaataagttttaatggaCTCCAAAAACCACAGAAGGAAATATTCTTGCATATTGCATGCTTTTTTAATAATCAGAAGAAAGATTATGTATTAGAAATACTAGATATTCTTGGCCTTTACCCTATTATTGGATTGAAGGAACTCGCTAATAAGTCTCTTCTGAAAATTATGGATAATGATATAGTGTGGATGCATGACTTACTTGAAGAAATGGGTAGGAACATAGTTCGTCAAGAGTGCCTTGATGATCCTGGGAAGCGTAGTAGATTGTGGGATTACGAGGACATTGACAAagtgttaaaaataaataaggtaAGGTTATTTAGAGAATTTGAGCTCATTCCCTACCTTCATGTTTAacaatttggaacttgaattgtaatgctaataattaattttgcaatTCACCAATTCTTTCTTAATTATTAGGGGACAGAAGCACTTAAAGCCATGGATATTGTGAGTACTTATAATGAACAACAAGTTGTATGTTGGAATCCTGAGGCCTTTTCGAAGATGGAAAATCTTAAATATCTTAGAATTTATGGCATTCTCCACGTCCCCACACACCTTCCTAATGATTTAAGAATTCTTGATTGGATTTTGTATCCATCAAAATATTTGCAATCAAGTTTCCAGCTAGCTGAGCTTGTTAAACTTTGTTTGCAACAAAGCAAAATTGAACAACTTTGGACAGGAATAAAGGTAAGTATCCTCCTAAAACTTTgcttttttaaattacaataaatGGACACTAGGAAGCTAATTATTCTAacaattgtttttcttctgacagaattttgacaagttgaagttCATTGACTTGACCGACTCCTCAGACCTAATTATAACTCCAAACTTCACTAGAGTCCCTAATCTTGAGAAATTAGTTCTTGTAAGGTGCACAAATTTACGTGAGATTGACCCATCTATTGGAATTCTTAAAAAACTTATTCATCTTAATTTACAAGATTGTGAAAGACTAATTCGTCTTCCAAGCAAGTTTGGAATGGAGCCCCTTGTGACTCTTGAAATTTCTAATTGCTCAAAAGTCAAGACAATTccaaaatttgtggcaaaccCGAAATTCTTACAGGAGCTTTCTTTGGATCGCACAGCTATTGTGGAACTAATTAAAAACTTGCCAGAGAACCTATGGATAATCAAAGGCATAGAGATACTTGATTTGAGCAAAGCAGATATAGAAGAGCTGCCTTCATCAATTGAACATTTGACTGGCCTTACTTCATTGACTCTAAGATATTGCGAGAATCTTGTGAGCCTTCCTAACACCATTTGTAGTTTGAAGTTGCTTAAGTCTCTTGATCTTTTTGGatgcttaaaattttgtaacttgCCAAAGAACATAGGAAATGTAAAAGGTTTGGAGCTGTTTAATTTGTGTTGGACAGCCATAGACGAGGTCCCTTCTTCCATTGCCCTCCTTAAAAATCTCAAACGTCTATATATCTGTAGATTGATTTCATCTGAATATTATTCCCTACCAACAAGTCTTGAGTTGATGGGCTTAGTATTTCCTTCATTAATTTCATTAACACATTGtctacaaaattttataaacacaGACACAGCCTCTCACCCAAAAACAAAGCATCCTCACTAACTCTCAACCTCACTAACTCTTACCCATACACTCAGCCTCACTAACTCTCACTCACCCATAACTCTCACACCACATtgcctctcactctcactcaccacACTGCCTCTCTCATTGCTCTTCCCTCTCAATAATTTCATATCTCAGGTAAGGgtttttgatttgattgttattGTAGTTGGGTATTAGTTGTCTATGGGTGTGGGTTAAAGAGTTTGAGTATCAGAATAAgtgtaaattacaaaaatttatagtttaggATGAACATTGCAATTGACCTCATTGTTTAGGGTAGAAAGTTGCAATTAACCTCAGAAATAAGGTGGTGTAGCCTAGCCTCTTTTGGTGATGTATGGTTGTAGATAGAAATAAAGTCTATTGTAATCTTTAAGGTAATCAAGGTTTTGGTATCTTCCTTTTGTTCAATAATAAGCTCtctacttcttttttataaaaggtTAGAAAATAAGCTATCTACTTCTAGTACAAGTTAATATAGATGTGtatatgtgaaaaaaatattatggaatCATTTCCAAAGTGCTCTGTACAGAATAGCAGAGGTTCTCTGATTCTTTTTCAAAGGGGCTTTTGTTGAGAACAGTCACAATCTTGAAGCAGATTTAATTTCTAATGAGTGTGTACTGTGTGTTCATTAGGCTAAAAGGTCCAATCTGATGTGGTTATTAAAGCCAGTCTTGGAATCTTATAAAATGGTTGACTGAGATTTCAGTTGATACTGATGTCTTAAGCATGAAATATGTTGGAAATACTAAAAAGGTCttgattctttttgtttgggggggggggggggggtgttgtatgtgttacaaaaaattttggctaTGTATGTGTTACAAAATTATATGATATCTTTTGCAATTATTTAGTCCCCCATTATCTTTTGCAATTTTGTATGTGTtacaaaaaattgtgtttgcAATTATCTTTTGCTTTACACGTCTTTGCCTCTCATACCATCCTACTGTAATTAGCTTCTTGTATATAGGAAGGACAGATGGATTTGTATATGTCCAATTGTTAAATATAGTTGTACTACagccaaaattttagaaaaaaatgttCAGTTTGTATCatgaaaaccaaattaaaaaatttcttggcCGCTTCTTTTTATTAGAAAGTTAAAGACTTGCTTCAAGTTTCTTTTAGATCAGggaacttcaaaattttttttaactaacatAGTAACTTGACTTTAACAGGTTCACAATTTCTTGGCCGGGTATAAAGAGCTATTATACCCAAATTGATCGTAGGTTGAAGACTCTTGACGAATTGAAGATGATGGTTATGGAAGAGTTGTGTGAGAATCTTGCTGTGCATAACATACAAATTACTTATTGTATGCCAAATGAAATCCTGAAGCACCGGATTAATTACAAGTATATAGCGATAGAAACAGACAAACATGTGAAAATCATGTTTGACAAGTTAGAGAGAATACCTGAAGTAATTAACATTGAGTTGTACATATAGTTGGAGCCGCGTGCAGAAGTTGGTATCTAGGAAatccaacaaacacaaaaaagtttACAAGTTACAGTTCCAGATGCTCAATATGAGTATTTTACACATGTAGAACATGGTGATGTTCGtgccgatgatgatgatgatgatgttcatgctgatgatgatgatgatgaggatgaagatgatgatgaggatgacgatgacgatgatgatgacgacTATGTTGATGAGAGTATTGCCATTGATGGTGAAGATTTTGTCGATAGAGATGAGATTGAAGATAGGATTGAACGAGGGGACTTTAGGGACTTTGAGAGGGacattgatgatgatgagacaTTGGACAGAAGTGAACCTGATGTAGACAACGTTCTTAGTGTCCAAAACATTACGGACACAATTCCTGCCTACGCACCTCCTGCCTTGTCATTCTCTgcaaatacttgggaaaatatggttgatccttCACATATTGAGACACCATTTGTGTCTACTTGGAGAGAGGGGATGAATTTGCGCAAAAGCTTGACTTTTGCCAATAAAGTGGAGGTGCAGCGCGTATTAACAAAGTGTGCcctcaaggaaaacaaacatATTATGATTAGTAGGTCGACCACGACAAAACTTTGTGTGAAATGCGTGGATGAGTCATGCAAGTGGTATGTCTGCGCAGTCATGAAGCTCAATCTCCACAGACTATGGATGGTCACCGTGTACAAGGGTCCTCACACGTGTATACGGATTGAGGTGCGAAATGATGGTAGAATGAtgagttgtaattttattgCAGACGACATCCTTAAGAAGTTATGTGAGGATTTGCTTGttcactcccaagtgcaggagatcgtagcaatataattcttGGAGTACCAAGGTCAAACCACAAGGAgcagggtaaattcaaagataatataattaaataacaatttgggtgaaaagaaaaatacttttgcttggtcattgttaacaagaataataataaaaacttatttaaattaataacgTAAATACAAGGGCATTAGGGcgtttccctatatcgatataaaattttttgtgatttaagaaaatatctatttcataattgattgttcttatacaattaaaaacttatgattcaattgaactgagacaattcaagaacgcatgataacctcAATTAATAATGCGGTtaaaaaagttttcagaaaaactcattcactttaaaacctgatttctatttgaaactattagaaattcatctaaacaataagaaaaacatgattgaacttattgaaagcatggaagaaataatacatcaaaagaaatctaattgaccaatcaaatatgttgttgataaaatcctaaaaagaatcacattgaatattcataccatatagaagaaacataacccctagccctagtAAAGAGTTTAGGCTaccattagagaaagaaaaatacaaggttttctctGCCAAAATTCATTCTACACagcctcccttcaaaaccctaatgtctaagtgtcccaagaaaataaaacatttactattttaatttccatcCAGGTTTACAGCAGTAaattgtgagttaatttcggtCTTTAATAATTGAGAATTTCAGAAAAATCAAAAgtggaaagttgtagatatttaagtcacggtTCCAACCCATCCAGTCTTGtatcaattggatttttgaggagagagatacatccaaaatactgatcagtactcaaatcagatttttcctttttaaattctgcctctttgatttctttccttatttgaagcttccaatcatggtagatgatccaagcactccagctgcacctccttagaaatttaagcatggtcctttagctccactttaattctagtttggcctccattctctcacaaattcctgtaaactcatctttctcacatgatttcttgaaagttgaaaattacacacaatgaatagtatcttattcaagaaattatgtaaagataaataatagggactaatgcaaatcatgacttaattatacaaattaagcataataataaggagataacgcccacataaatatataacaagaaTACATTTTAAGGTGTTATCACACCCCCCAACTTAAATCTTGCTAGTCCCTAGCAATCCACAAAGCACCCATGTCTACtaaatgtgaaaaatta
The sequence above is drawn from the Quercus robur chromosome 7, dhQueRobu3.1, whole genome shotgun sequence genome and encodes:
- the LOC126693566 gene encoding disease resistance protein RUN1-like isoform X7, whose amino-acid sequence is MGTLAQAFVKHEEKEEKTRVDKWRDALRQVGNLAGWHLKDTRPESLDIQEIVEWISLNLKYDAFSYITKDLVGIYSRLVELESCLALGSKDVRFIGIWAMGGMGKTTLARVVYHMASKEFEARGFIEDIREKFEKYGLVPLQQKIIDEVLKEKNLKIEEEYDGVLKIKNRLCHKRILLVLDDVDKMKQLKMLAGEHDWFGSGSRIIITTRDAHLLEAHQVDEIYEVQGLNDENALQLFSSKAFKKSMSLMIIESCLTNF